The Coprobacillus cateniformis DNA window TCAATTGACAGAAGCATGTATTATTGGAATAATTTATTATATTGGGATGATATTCTTTGGCTTTCCTTATCCAGAATTAATTGCAATGATTATAGCTGTTTTTAGTTTGGTGCCTGTTTTTGGTCCAATATCAGCGATGATTATTGGAGCTTTCCTCGTGATGTCACAGGATTTTGTAACAATGATTTGGTTTATCGTTTTCTTCCAAGTTCTATCACAGATTGAAGATAATTTGATCTATCCTCGTATTGTTGGGAAATCTGTTGGATTACCAGGGTTATGGGTTATGTTATCAATATTTATACTTGGTGACCTTTTTGGTCTTGTAGGTATGATCACGGCAGTTCCATTAACTGCTTTTGCCTATACATTATTTGGACGTTGGATACATAATGTATTAAAGCGAAGACATATCAAAACTGATAAAAATGGCTACGTTATTCATGAAAATGATGGGATTAATGAACATAAAAATGACGCTGGATAACCAACGTCATTTTTTGCTTATGATACACTTTTTAAGTGGGGATAATAAATTCTGGCATTCCCATATATCCAGGAGCAATATCAAATTCATTAAAGACTACAACCACCTGATTTTGCTGATTGATATAAAAAGGTTGTTCTTTTTGTATATTCAAATTTTGGATAACATCATCGAAATAGCTGTATTCTAAGTTTTTCTTGTTTTCTTTTATTTGTTTCTGGATTTCTGTTTGAATTATTTGGCTATATTTTTTACCTAAGAAGTCTTCAACTGTTAATTGCCTAGCAGTTTTTAAGTCTATATTAAAAAAAGTTTTTTGAAGATAAGAAGATGCCTTGATTTGAGTAGCATTTATAGAAAAAGAAGCAAGGGATGAATCAATAAAATAGACTTGATAATTTATATCAACAATCCATTTCTTTATTAATGGATCATTGATATTTGTATAAGTGTTATTAGATTCTTTAAATTGATTTAAATATTGTTGTATTGATTGTGTGATGAGTTGATTAATTTCTTCTTCTATTTGGGGATTATCGAGACCTATTATGTGGGGGATTGTAACTGATGAAGACGTTTCTACACTTTCAAAGTGATATTGTTTAAGTAATTCTATTTTAGGTGTCAATTCAGTTGCGTAGATCGTTGATAAGTTCATAATAATCAAAGCAAATACAATGATAAGACAATAACATATATGCTTGATATTTTTTTGATTTGAATTCATAGAATATCAAACTCCTCTCTCAAATATGATAAATAGTTGTTTGTATCATAAGCATATTATCAAACTATTCATCATTTTATTTTTCCACATTTTTGAATATGTATGTAAAAAACAAAGTTTTTCAACTTTGTTCTATAAATAATAATAGAGAAAACATAATATGAGTAAATGAAGTGGGTAGAATGCATAAGAAAAATATTTAATATGTTTACCACGCTTTCCATTATAATGCTTAATTATGAATAAAGAAACACAGGTATAACCAAAATAGATAAGATAACTTGGGTCAAATCCAAAAAATGTTAAACCAATACCATAAACGATTGGATCATAAATTAAATATTGAATAACCATAAGTATTGTTAAATATAAACTTCTTTTTTTATTATCTTGAAAATAGTAACAGATAAAAATAGTAATGACTCCAAAAATATGATAATCACATTGAATAAGCAAAGATACAAGACTACACAATATCAAAGGAATCCATTTCTTTAAAGCCTTTTGTAAAAAGAATTGGTAGCCAGCAATAGCAATTGCGCCTAATGCTAAAGTGAAAAAGATATTTGTCATAGTTAAAGAAAAAGCAAATGATGTCCCTGTGATAATGCTTATCATCCATTGAAAAGGAAATTCAGAAATCAAAGCAAATAACAATAATCTTCCTACATATTTTTGAATGTCATGAGTATGACGACAGCCTTCTGCTATCATAAAAGCAAATAAGATAAAGGATATTCTGCCAATACCCTCAATAAAATAATATGTGCAATATACAACATTTTGATTCTCTAAAAATCCTAAAAATTGAATGAGTAAAAGTGAAAATATTTTACAGGAATGATCTATTACCATAGTTATCATTGCAATTATTTTCAGATGATAACTTGTCAAATTCTTCATTTACTAAGAAGCCCAAAATGGCGTAATGCTTTCGTAATACCATCATTATCTACGTCGTCAGTGACATAATCAGCAATGGCTTTGACTTCGTCATTAGCATTTCCCATAGCTATTGCAACAGCAACATGATTTAACATTTGGATATCATTGCCACCATCACCAAAAGCCATTGTTTCAGATAAATCAATATGATAATGTTCTAAGAATTTATCAATTCCATTTTGCTTTGTTCCTCCTATTGGTGAAACATCACAAAATAAAGGATGCCATCTTGCTGAAATGCAATGGGGCATTACTTTCATAAGTTCTTTTTCTTCGTCATTATCAACAAAACACATACATTGATAAACTTTGTGATTAACAACATCTTGACAATCACCAGCTGGATGATCGTCGTTTAATGTAATGCGATGAATTTCATCAACTCTTTCATCTCTTAAATTAAAGTATTTTGTATGTTCTTCAGTGAACCCACATGGGAAAGGGTGAATCTTTAAATAATCAAGAAGTGCTTGTAAATCTTCTTTTTGAATTGTATTTTCATAAATTAATTGCTCATCAGTATAACAATATTGACCATTTAAAGTAATGTATCCATCAAAAGGAAAGTCATTTAAGACATGTAATCCATCAATACCTCTTCCAGTTGCAATAAAAAGTTTATATCCCTTATCCTTTAATTGGTATAAAGTTTGAAATGTTGTTTCTGGAATCTTATGAGTCTTAAAACTCACTAATGTTCCATCAATATCAAAAAATATTGCTTTCATCATTTTTCTTTACCTCCTTGTCTCAATTATAGCATTATATCTTTCTATTGAAAAAAAGATTTTCAAATTTTGATGGATTTTTCATCTTTATCAAGCAGGCTGTTATAATACATGCAGAAAGAGTGGGGTAGATATGTTAGAGGTTTTGATTAAATCATTGACTTTTATATTGATTATCGTTATTGCATATAGTTTAAAACAAATTAAAGTTCTAAAAAAAGAAGATGCTAATGTTTTAGCGACGATTATTATGAATATTACATTGCCATGTGCACTTTTAACAAGTGCTAATGGGATTGAATTAAATGGAGTTATTATTATTTTGATTGTTATAGGGATACTCACAAATGTTATCATGATTATGATTGGATATTTCGCTACACAACATGAAGATAATTGCTTAAAAGCTTCTTTTATGATCAATACATCAGGATATAATATTGGGAATTTTGTCTTGCCATTTGTACAAAGTTTTTTTCCTGGTTTAGGAGTTGTTTATTTATGTTCGTTTGATATCGGTAATGCACTTATGGGACTAGGAATAACATATGCAGCAGCAGATCATGTTGCAAGTGGTGAAAATCATTTTTCTTTAAAAGAATTACTCAAAAAGCTCTTTTCATCTATTCCGTTTGATGTTTATGTTTTGATATTTATACTTGCCATTTTTAAACTTCAAATTCCTACACCTATTCTCTCAATTGCTGATACAATTGGTGCAGGAAATAGTTTTTTAGCTATGCTTATGATTGGCTTACTATTAGAAATAAGAATATCACCTCGTGAAGTTAAAAATGTTATAAAAGTCCTGTATCTAAGAATTATAGGAACAATTATGATTTCACTCATTACATACTTTATATTCCCATTACCACTTTTAGCTAAGCAGATTTTAATAATGGCTTATTGTGCTCCGTTATCCACTGTTTCTGCAGTTTTCACAAAAAAGGTTGGCTACGTTGGAGATATGTCTGCAACAGCAAATTCTCTAAGTATTATTCTAGGAGTTGTTTGTATGACAGTGTTACTGGTTTTATTTATTTGATACCAAATGGTATCTTTTTTTTGAAATTTGTTATAAAATAGGGGACAGGTGGTGATTTGATGAGTGATATTCGTTTGTTAAAAATAACAGAAAAAAGATTGGATATATTGAAACTTATGAACATTGAGAGTTTAGAGGATTTGATTAATCATTATCCTTATCGATATGATGTTATTGAAGAAACATATCCCACACAAGAAGATGATAAAATCATTATTGAAGGGACATTGATTTCACCTGTTAAAATCTTTTTTAGAGGAAGAATGTCAAGAATGTCTTTTTCAGTGGAGGATCGTTATCAAAATGTTTATCAGGTTACTATTTTTAATCGCCATTTTTTAAGACAGTATTTAAAACAAATGACAATAATAACAATTATAGGAAAATGTCAAAAAGATAAAATCACTGCTAGTGATATCAAGATTAAACCTATAAGTGAGATTCAGGGAGTTCATCCTGTCTATTCGCTTAAGGAAGGATTAACGCAAAAATCATTTCAACAATATGTGAAAAAAGCTTTGAACTTATTAAAAGGAAACATAGAATCTTTTGTTCCTGAAGAATATATCATAAAGCATCAACTCATACATAAAGAAAGTGCATTGTGGAATATTCATTTTCCACAATCACAGGAAGATATTAAACAGGCATTGAAATATTTAAAATACGAAGAGTTTTTAAAATTTCAATTAACAATGCAAACAATAAAACAGCAAAGAACTTTAGAAGTAGGAATTGCCAAGAGATTTGATGTACAAAAGTTCCAATCATTTATATTATCCCTACCATATCAATTAACACAAGATCAACAGACATCAGTCAAGGAAATTGTTTCGGACTTACAGAGTCCAAGGATGATGTATCGATTTCTACAGGGAGATGTTGGAAGTGGGAAAACAGTTGTCAGCAGTGTTGCTTTATATGCAAATTATTTGGCAGGCTATCAAGGTGCGTTAATGGCTCCGACAGAAATTTTAGCTTCTCAGCATTATCAGACTTTATTATCTTTTTTTAAGGATACAGATGTTAAAATTGCTTTATTAACAGGTTCATTAACAAATAAAGAAAAAGAGCGTATCTATGAACAAATTCAAAATGGAGATATAGATATGATTGTTGGTACACATGCCTTATTTCAAAAGAAAGTGGAATATCATCGTTTGGGATTTGTTATCACTGATGAGCAGCATCGTTTTGGTGTTGAACAAAGAAAAGCATTGAAAAACAAGGGGAGTCAAGTTGATTTCTTAATTATGAGTGCGACACCGATTCCACGTACACTAGCAATTTCGATGTATGGTGATATGGATGTCTCAACAATGAAAACAATGCCTAAAGGGCGTATTCCAGTTGTTACAAAATATATAAAATCATCTTCTATGAAACCCATTCTTAAAGATTTAAAAGAATATCTTGCGAGTGGAGGACAATGCTATGTGATTTGTCCGCTGGTTGAAGATAGTGAGGTTCTGGATGCAAAAAGCGCTTCTCAAATTGCTGAAGCCATGCAACAGTATTTTCGTGGGACATATCAAGTGGGCTTGTTACATGGTCAGATGAAAGATGATGAAAAAGACAGAATTATGCAAGACTTTCAAAAACAAAAAATCCATATACTGGTTTCAACAACTGTTGTAGAAGTTGGGGTGGATGTGAAAAATGCCAACATGATGGTTATTTATAATGCTGAACGTTTTGGGATGAGTCAGCTTCATCAGTTGCGTGGGCGTGTTGGCCGAGGTCATCAACAAGCTTATTGTTTTTTTATGAGTTCTTCGACATCAAAAGAAGCAATAGAACGTTTGAAATATATGGAGAAAAGTCATGATGGGTTTGAAATTTCGATGTATGACTTACAGATTAGAGGACCTGGTGAGGTCTTAGGAAATCGTCAAAGTGGTTTGCCAACTTTCCTGGTGGCAGATGTCTTTAAGGATTTTCCTATTTTGAATGTTGCTAGAGAAGATGCTATGAGGATTGTTGAAGGCTATGAAAAAAGAAATGAATATTATCATTTGATGAGTACAATTCAAGAGAAATTAAAAGAGAATAATGAATATGTTGATTAAATGTGTTATACTACTAAAAATAAGGAGTGATGGAAATGTATAAATTATCAATAGATGCAATGAGTGGAGATTTAGGGAGTAGCATTGTTGTCGAAGCATGCTCTGCTTTTATTAAGGATCATGCTGATGTAGAACTTCATGTAACTGGAAAAAAAGAAGAATTAGAAAAGTTAACTCATCATGAACGTATTCAAATTGTTGATGCAAGAGATGTCGTGCCAATGGACGCTGGTATTATGTCTGTTCGCCGTAAAAAAGAATCAAGTATGGTTAAAGCTGTAACGTTGGCAAATGATGGTATTGTTGATGGCGTTGTTTCATGTGGTTCAACAGGGGCTTTTTATACAAGTGCTATGTTGTTTTTAAAACGTATTGAAGGTGTAGAAAAATCTTGTTTAATGGCAATGCTTCCGACCTATAATAAAAAGGGAGTAGTACTTTTAGATGTGGGTGCAAATGCAGAAAACACTGCTGAACAGTTGAAAGATTTTGCAATTATGGGACATGTTTATGCGAAAAATATAAGAGGAATTCAAAAACCTAAAGTTGCTTTGCTAAATATTGGTTCAGAGGCTAAAAAAGGTGATGAAGTTCATCAACAAACTTATCAATTGTTAGAGGAAGATAAAATGATTAATTTTGTTGGTAATATTGAAGGTAGAGATATCTTGTTAGGTGAAGTTGATGTGATTGTGACGGATGGATTTAGTGGTAATATTGCTTTGAAAACATGTGAGGGAGCTGCTTCTGTATTGATGAAGATGGTCAAAGAAAGTATGATGTCTTCATTATCAGGAAAGATTGGGGCACTTTTTGCAAAGTCATCACTTTATTCGTTGAAAGATCAATTTGATTATAAATCAGTTGGTGGTGCTTTAATGGTTGGTTTTGAAAAGGCGGTTGTGAAAGCCCATGGTGCTAGTGATTCTAAAGCCTTCTATAATGCAATGGAATTGGCTTATCAAATGGTAAAAATGGATGTTGTAACACAAATGAAAGAAGGATTGAAGGTTTCATGAAAATATTAGATTTTTTACAGGCAGAAAATATTCCTTTCCAAAAATTATCTTTATACAAAGAAGCATTTACTCATGCTTCATATGCAAATGAAGCACATCATTATAATAAAGATTATGAAAGGTTAGAATTTATGGGAGATGCAGTTTTACAATTGTATGTTTCAGATTTTCTTTTTCACCTATTTCCAGATGTTCCAGAAGGAACATTGACAACTTTACGTAGTAAGTTAGTTCGTGAGGAATCATTAGCAAGATTCTCTAAAGAACTAGGGTTAGGAGAATTGTTGTTTTTAGGTGTTGGTGAAGAAAAAAGTGGTGGTAGAGAAAGAGAAAGCGTTTTGGCAAATATCTTTGAATCATTTATTGGTGCACTTTATCTGGATTGTGGCAAAGATGAGGTCATTAAGATTTTAGAACAAACAATATTCCAACATGTCAATGATTTGGATTATGATGATATTACTGATTACAAAACAACATTACAAGAATTAATACAAGCGGATCAACGAAAGACAGTGACTTATGAATTGCTGGAAACGTCTGGACCATCAAATGCGCCAGAATTTAAAGTTGCAGTTATTATGGATGAAATGCGTTTGGGAGTTGGGAAAGGAACAAGCAAAAAGCGTGCTGAACAACAAGCGGCTAAAGATGCATTGAATAAATTAGCAACAAGTGATTATTTAAAAAAATAGTCACTTGTTTTTTCGCCCAGTCAAATATGTGTTTTTGACATATTGTATTTTGGGAGGGATAAAATGTACAATCCATATATGTATGAAGATGAAAGAGTCACATATCCAAGAGTTGGAGAAATTATTTTATATACAGTGAATAAAGGCGATAATGTTTATAGACTTGCAAAAACATTTAATAGTGAAGTGCCTTGGATAAGATGTATGAATAATTTAAATGAAGATATGCTTATTCATCCAAATCAACAATTAATGATTCCTATTGTTTATCAAAAAGTGAATCCATTGCCTCAGCCATATCAAAGACAAAGCTATGATTTATATTTTTAATCTTTTATGAATAAGTTTTGATCTTTGACAAACACTATTAATAGGAGGTTTTTGCAATGAAAAAGTTGATGTTATTTGCTATGGCAATCTTATTATGTGGTTGTTCAGGCAATACAAAAAAAGAAGAGACCAAAAAGACTGTCTATAAAGATGGAACTTATACAACAACTGCTACAGGTTATGGTGGAGAATTTCAAGTGGAAACAACAATTAAAAATGATAAAGTTGTTGATATTGTTGTAAAGGAGCATAATGAGACACCTTCTATTGGTGGTGTTGCAATGGAACAAATGATTGAAAAAATGAAAACTGAGAATAAGTATGATGTTGATACAATCTCAGGTGCAACAAAAACTTCACAAGCATTAAAAGATGCTGTCAAAAATGCATATGAAAAAGCAAAGAATACGACAGAATAAAGCAGAAATGCTTTATTTTTTTTGTGATTTGGTATATGATAGATGTCATGACAGGGGGCAACAAAATGGAAAAAGTTAACGTTAGTAGTGAAAGAAATATTACTTTAATTATGGATTTTTATGAATTAACGATGTCATATAATTATTTTAAATTAGGCAAAGGGGATCAGATTGTCTATTTTGATATGTTTTTTAGAAAGAATCCAGATAATGGAGGCTTTGTTATCTTTGCTGGTTTGCAGCAACTGATTGAGGCTATCAAAGATATGCGTTTTACAGAAGGGGATATTGAATATTTAAGAAGTTTAAATATTTTTGATGAAGCATTTTTTGAATATTTAAGAAATTTTAAATTTACAGGAACACTTTATTCAGTCCCAGAAGGAACACCAGTTTTTCCTTATGAGCCACTGATTACTGTTAAAGCAAAGTTGATTGAGGCACAGTTGATTGAAACTTTTTTGTTGGTGACAATTAATCATCAATCTTTAATTGCAACGAAAGCACATCGTGTTTGTCAGGAAGCGAAAGGGCGCCCTGTGATGGAATTTGGTGCCAGACGTGCACAAGGTTATGATGCTGCACATTATGGGGCTAGAGCGGCTTATATTGGTGGAGTGGCTGGAACAGCAACGACTTCAGCCGGAAAAGCTTTTGGAGTTCCTGTGCTAGGGACTATGGCACATTCATTTGTTCAATCCTTTGATAATGAATATGAAGCATTTAAGGCTTATGCACAGGTGTATCCAGATGCTTGTGTACTTCTTGTTGATACTTATGATACATTAAAAAGTGGAGTCCCAAATGCAATTAAGGTGGCTGAAGAGGTTTTGGCACCTATGGGTAAAAAATTGGCTGGTATTCGTCTTGATAGTGGAGATATTGCGTATTTAACAAAAAAGGCAAGAATGATGTTGGATGTTGCTGGTTTACATGATTGTAAAATTACTGTTTCCAATTCATTGGATGAATATCTGATTCGCTCTGTTTTAGAACAAGGAGCTCAAATTGATTCATTTGGAGTTGGTGAAAATATGATTGTCTCTAAATCTTCACCAGTCTTTGGTGGGGTTTATAAATTGGCGGCTGTGGAAAAAGATGGTGTCATTATACCTAAAATTAAAATTTCAGAAAATACTGAAAAAATTACAAATCCTGGCTATAAAAAAGTTTATCGATTAATTGAAAAGGAAAACAACAAAGCGATTGCTGATATTATTGCTTTTCATGATGAAGTTTTAGATGAACAGAAAGATATAACAATATATCATCAATCTGATGCATGGAAAAACAAAAAACTTTATGCTGGAACATATGAAATCAAACCTTTGCAGACGATTGTTTTTGATAAAGGACAGTGTGTATATCCAGAATATTCATTAGAAGATATTCGTCAATATTCTATTAAGCAAAAAGAACTGCTTTGGGATGAAGCATTCCGATTAGAATATCCTCATATATATTATGTTGATTTAACTAAAAAATTATTAGATTATAAATTGAAAATGTTAGCTGATGGGAGAGAAAATGAATGAGTTTTAAAAGAAGTATAGAAAGAAATCACAAAACTCAGATAACGCATAAACAGTTTGAACAAGAAACCAGATCTCAATCAGATTTTAATTTGACTTGGATACCTTTTCATTATAAGAGTTTTGTCATGATAGCAATTATTTTTGCTTTTTCACAATTTCTATGCAATCCATTTTTAACTCAATATTGTGGGCAGGCTGCTGCACTTGTTATTTCGCATGGGGTTATATCTAGTGTGCTTGTTGCTGTTGTTTTTTGGGCCATAGAAGCAAAACGCGCATCACTAAAGTCATTGTTTGTAAGATACTGTTTCTGTGCTTTGATTTTTGGTGGTTTTTCACTTGCTATAGCTATGATTTTGAAACTGTAGGAGGTTTTATATGATTATTACAGTTGTTGGTTTAGGTGTTATTGGTGGAAGTTATGTTCAGGCTCTTAAAGGATTAGGGCATGAGGTATATGGTGTTGATAATGATACATTGACATTACAACAGGCAAAAGCTGAGGGATATATTGTTGAAGGATATAGAGATGGGCATAATATTGTCGCTAAAAGTGATATGACTATTATTTGTTTGTACCCATCTTTGGTATTGGACTTTATTGCAAGTCATAGTTTTAAAAAAGGCAGCATTGTTACAGATGTTGTAGGTATTAAATCATATTTTTTAGAAAAAGCTTTAACAATTATTGATGAGTCAGTAGAATATGTCAGTGGACATCCTATGGCTGGTCGTGAGAAAAAAGGTTATGCTTATGCTAGCAAAGAGGTTTTTAAAAATGCTAACTATATTGTGATTGAACATCAACAAAATAAAAAAGAAGCCATTGAATTTATGTGCCAATTTGTTTCTCAATTGGGATTTAAAAGTGTGAAAATTATGAGCCCTTATGCTCATGATGAAATTATTTCCTTTACTTCACAATTGCCACATATGATTGCTGTTGCTTTGATGAACAGTGATGATCAAAAATATGATACTGGAAAATACATTGGTGATTCCTTTAGGGATTTAACCCGTATAGCAAATATTAACGCTGATTTATGGAGTGAACTTTTTTTGAATAATAAAGATTATCTTCTGGCTTCAATGGAACGCTTTGAAGAACAGTTTGACTGTTTGAAACATGCTCTTAAAGGCAATGATGAGGAAAGTTTGAAAAGAATGTTTCAGGAATCTTCGCTGCGTAGAGAGAAACTTGAGAAATAACTTATCTTGGGGGTAGGTTATTTTTTTATAGTTAAGTTTAATATATTAAACATTTTGTTTAAAAATATATTGCAATTTTTATAATATTTTGTATAATGATTATGTTTTGTATTTTAAACATTAAGTTTCATATGACTAAACAAAGGGGAGTGAGAGTATGAATATTGGTAGTAAGATAAAAAGATTGAGAATTGCCAATCAATTGACCTTAGAAGAATTGGCGAATCGAAGTGAACTGACGAAAGGTTTTTTATCTCAGGTTGAACGAAATTTAACTTCACCTTCAATTACGACCTTGGAAGATATATTAGAGGCATTGGGAACCACCTTACATGATTTTTTCAGTGAAACTCAAGAAGAACAAATTGTTTTTAAGAAAGAAGACTATTTTGTTAATACACAGGATGATTATGAAATTTCTTATATTGTTCCAAATGCTCAAAAGAATGATATGGAACCTATTTTAATTGAGATAGAGAAAGGGAAATCATCAATGGAAATGGAACCACATGATGGTGAGGAATTTGGATATGTGATAAGCGGGAAGGTGCTTTTGCATTATGGTGATAAGACATTAAATGTTAAAAAGGGAGAAACTTTTTATTTGCCAGGAAAAAGAACACACTATCTTGAGAATTCTGGTGATTCTAAAGCAAAAGTGATATGGGTATCAACACCACCACTATTTTAAGGAGGATAATATGAAAAAATTAATTGAACTTGATAATTTAACAAAAGAATTTAATGGACAAGTTGTTCTCAAGGGAATTCATTTGGATATTCATGAAAACGAATTTATGACTTTGCTTGGTCCAAGTGGATGTGGAAAAACAACAACATTAAGAATTGTTGGTGGTTTTGAAGAAGCCAGCTCAGGAGAGGTTTTGTTTGATGGTATTGATATTTCAACATTGCCACCTTATAAAAGAGAGGTCAATACAGTCTTTCAAAAATATGCTTTGTTTCCACATATGAATGTGTTTGATAACATAGCTTTTGGATTGAAAATTAAGAAATTGGATAAAGATATTGTTAGACAAAAAGTGATGAGAATGTTAAGTCTTGTTGGATTAGAAGGTTTTGAAAAAAGAAATATTTCACAACTTTCAGGGGGCCAGCAACAACGTGTAGCAATTGCAAGAGCACTTGTTAATGAACCAAAAGTTCTTTTGTTGGATGAACCTTTAGGAGCATTGGACTTAAAGTTAAGAAAAGCTATGCAAATTGAACTTAAAAATATTCAAAAGGAAGTTGGTATTACATTTGTCTATGTAACTCATGATCAAGAAGAAGCATTAACAATGTCAGATACAATAGTTGTTATGAATGATGGAAATATTCAGCAGATTGGAACGCCAACAGATATTTATAATGAACCTGAGAATAGATTTGTTGCGCAATTTATTGGTGAATCAAATATTGTTGAAGGGAAATTTATTAAAGATTTCTTAGTTGAATTTGATCATCAGCAATTTGTTTGTGTTGATAAAGGATTTGATGAAGGACAAGATGTTGATATTGTCTTAAGGCCAGAAGATTTAGATATTGTTGAAGAAGGGCAAGGAAAAATCGCTGGTGTTGTTTCTTCTATTGTTTTTAAAGGTGTTCATTATGAAATCATGGTAGAAACAGAGGAACGTATGTATAAGGTGCATACAACTGATATGAGTGAAGTTGGTAAAAAGGTAAATCTTGATTTTTGGCCTGAAGATATTCATGTTATGGAAACAATGGGGACATATTAATGAAACAATATAAGAAATTGGTTTCGCCTTATTGTTTTTGGCTATTCGTTTTAACGATTGTACCAATGATGTTAATCGCATTTTATGCATTAACTGCTAAAGGTACAGAGATTACAACTTTTAAATTTACCTTTGATAACTTCTTTAAATTTTTAGATCCTATCTTTGTTTCTGTTTTGATGAGATCATTGATTCTAGGTATCTTGACGACTGCTGTTTGTTTTTTAATAGGTTATCCCATTGCATATATGATTTCTAAATGTAAAGAAGGG harbors:
- a CDS encoding helix-turn-helix domain-containing protein, encoding MNIGSKIKRLRIANQLTLEELANRSELTKGFLSQVERNLTSPSITTLEDILEALGTTLHDFFSETQEEQIVFKKEDYFVNTQDDYEISYIVPNAQKNDMEPILIEIEKGKSSMEMEPHDGEEFGYVISGKVLLHYGDKTLNVKKGETFYLPGKRTHYLENSGDSKAKVIWVSTPPLF
- a CDS encoding FMN-binding protein, with the translated sequence MKKLMLFAMAILLCGCSGNTKKEETKKTVYKDGTYTTTATGYGGEFQVETTIKNDKVVDIVVKEHNETPSIGGVAMEQMIEKMKTENKYDVDTISGATKTSQALKDAVKNAYEKAKNTTE
- a CDS encoding prephenate dehydrogenase, with amino-acid sequence MIITVVGLGVIGGSYVQALKGLGHEVYGVDNDTLTLQQAKAEGYIVEGYRDGHNIVAKSDMTIICLYPSLVLDFIASHSFKKGSIVTDVVGIKSYFLEKALTIIDESVEYVSGHPMAGREKKGYAYASKEVFKNANYIVIEHQQNKKEAIEFMCQFVSQLGFKSVKIMSPYAHDEIISFTSQLPHMIAVALMNSDDQKYDTGKYIGDSFRDLTRIANINADLWSELFLNNKDYLLASMERFEEQFDCLKHALKGNDEESLKRMFQESSLRREKLEK
- a CDS encoding nicotinate phosphoribosyltransferase; this translates as MEKVNVSSERNITLIMDFYELTMSYNYFKLGKGDQIVYFDMFFRKNPDNGGFVIFAGLQQLIEAIKDMRFTEGDIEYLRSLNIFDEAFFEYLRNFKFTGTLYSVPEGTPVFPYEPLITVKAKLIEAQLIETFLLVTINHQSLIATKAHRVCQEAKGRPVMEFGARRAQGYDAAHYGARAAYIGGVAGTATTSAGKAFGVPVLGTMAHSFVQSFDNEYEAFKAYAQVYPDACVLLVDTYDTLKSGVPNAIKVAEEVLAPMGKKLAGIRLDSGDIAYLTKKARMMLDVAGLHDCKITVSNSLDEYLIRSVLEQGAQIDSFGVGENMIVSKSSPVFGGVYKLAAVEKDGVIIPKIKISENTEKITNPGYKKVYRLIEKENNKAIADIIAFHDEVLDEQKDITIYHQSDAWKNKKLYAGTYEIKPLQTIVFDKGQCVYPEYSLEDIRQYSIKQKELLWDEAFRLEYPHIYYVDLTKKLLDYKLKMLADGRENE
- the potA gene encoding spermidine/putrescine ABC transporter ATP-binding protein; translation: MKKLIELDNLTKEFNGQVVLKGIHLDIHENEFMTLLGPSGCGKTTTLRIVGGFEEASSGEVLFDGIDISTLPPYKREVNTVFQKYALFPHMNVFDNIAFGLKIKKLDKDIVRQKVMRMLSLVGLEGFEKRNISQLSGGQQQRVAIARALVNEPKVLLLDEPLGALDLKLRKAMQIELKNIQKEVGITFVYVTHDQEEALTMSDTIVVMNDGNIQQIGTPTDIYNEPENRFVAQFIGESNIVEGKFIKDFLVEFDHQQFVCVDKGFDEGQDVDIVLRPEDLDIVEEGQGKIAGVVSSIVFKGVHYEIMVETEERMYKVHTTDMSEVGKKVNLDFWPEDIHVMETMGTY